The nucleotide window GAGAAGCGTCATGAAATCGAGCATACAATTATCGAACATAAATAAAAGGTTCTAAGTCAAATATTGGGGTAATGTCATAATGATTCATCAATCGGCACTCACGGCTCCAACTAACTACCAACGGGATGCGTCCCGTTGGTAGTGGATTTTCCGCACGTGCTGTTCCCGCAGGAGTCTGCCTCCCTCCATTCCAATCAACTCTCTGTTAACCAAGGTGTATACCGACTTCTTTATATACTCTACTTAAAAGTACTTTTGCTTTGAAGTGTTCATACTTCCTAAATCCAAATGCATGACGCTTGATGACTTTCGAAGTGTTATTAATGCCCTCTAAAAAACCATTTGAATAGCCAAATGCGTAACGATTTAAAATCTCTACTTGCCAATTTTTAAATGTCATAAATTGCTTTTAAAAATTTCTTTTTTCCGCTTTCCTCTACATTGCGGTAAAATGCTTCTAAACCAGCCTTTACTTCTGTTATATTTTTCGTCACTTTTGAATCTCGTTGCCATTTTTTATAGCACTCTTTTAATTCATATGCTTCTTTTAAATCTGGAGACGTCTTTAAATATCGCTCTAAATACCAACGTTCATCAGGATTTAGTTTCTCCGCATCCTTATGTAAGACAAATCGGATACGCTTAATTTTCTTCCGGTCATACGTATGCCATTCTTTCTGTACTTTTCTACGGACTTCATCTACTGCCCAGTGAACCCCAACAAATATTATAGAACCAAATAAAAAACGCACGAATCAGTCTTTGATTCGTGCGCTTTTTAGCATTTTATGCGAAATATTCTTTATAATACCCGCCAACATTTCCTGTGTTGTCAATTACAAAGATAAATTCCTCAGTTTCGTTTTTCACTTCGTATTCTTTACCTACTGTTAATACGTTAGACACTAAATATTTTGATGCATTCGTATGTACGCATTTTACTGTGCGAATTGTCGGTGCATCTTTCCATTTTAAATGTAACATTTATTTACCTCACTTTTCAAAACGTCTATAAATTCTCTCTTTTATTTTATACGATTTTTCTTTCAGATGAAAGTCTATTACTGAAAATAAACGCGTTACTATCAATTTGGACGATATAAAAAAACTGTAGACAATTCAATATTCTGTTTGTCTACAGTTCAATATAAAAACTATTTCTTATTTACTGTTATTAATGGGGCTGTTATGCGCCATACCCAATTACGTGATAATACATAAACTATCATAAAAGCGACTCCAAATAATACTACATAATTCCCTGTATCCTCTATCCACTCAAAAATTTGTGTTTCTTTAAAGGCACGAACGATAAACAAATGTAGTAAATAAACACATAATGTTTTACCACCTATTGTCGTATACCACCTATTTCCTTTTGGAACAAGAGTTAAGAATATATAGGTGCTCACCATCATTAATCCATATATAAATAGTCTACTCAAGACGTTTAATTGTAAAATTCCATAGTGAATGTCTTCATATGGAACACGTCCGAAAAACCACTCTTGCCAATGTATATCACCATATAGATATACAATTAATACAACCGCAACTGCTAGTATACTCGCAACACGGACATTCCATTTATTTTTCATCTTCACAAAATTTTCGCGATCTAAGTAGTAACCTAGTAAAAAGAATGGGAAGAAGAAAAATGTTCTTGAGAGGGATAGCCACTCATTTACTTCACTCATATAGCCTGCAAGTAATGATATGGCAACAGATACGAAAACCATCGATCTATGGCTACCAAACGCTAAAAGCATGATTTTCCACATGATCATACTCAATAAAAACCATAATGCATAGCGAGGTTCTAAAAATTCAATTTTTACATTATCACCGAAAATATTTTTATAGTACAGGCTATAGATTAATTGAAAAATGATATAAGGTAATAACAACGTTTTAGCGATTTTTGTTAAATCTGCTATACGTTTAATCCTTCTAGAAAAATGCCCAGCTATTAATATAAATGCTGGCATATGAAATAAATAGATAACTAAATAGAATGTATCTACATATTCGTTTTCCAGTAAATAGCCTGACAATAAATGGCCTAATACTACAAAATATATTAATATTGCTTTTGCGTTATCAAAATATACTGTTCTTTTCATAATGCTTCCTTTCAGTCATACATTGTAACACAAATCAACAATATTCTATTTGCCAATTATCCCCTTTGAGCTGTCTCCCATTGCTCCTATACCTTCTATCATGGTAAACTGCTAACAAGAGGTGGTATTTATGGCATTTGGTAGTATTCCGATGTGGTTTTTTGCAATCGCCATTGCGTTTGCCATAGTCTTTATCATTATTAATGAATGGAATTCAAGAAGATAATGGACATAAAAAAGGAGCTAGTCCAACGTGAGGACAACAGCTCCTTTTTAGCTATTTCAGTGTACGTTTTAAGAAAGCTTGCGTACGCTCGTGTTTCGGATTAACTAAGACGTCATTCGGATGGCCTTCTTCCACAATAACCCCTTTATCCATAAAGACAATGCGGTCCGATACTTCCTTTGCAAACTCCATCTCATGTGTTACGATCAGCATTGTATTCCCTTGATCCGCAAGCTGTCGCATTACCTTTAATACTTCTCCTACCATCTCAGGGTCAAGCGCTGAAGTAGGTTCATCAAATAACATTACATCAGGATCCATTGCAAGTGCTCGAGCGATAGCCACACGCTGCTTTTGACCGCCCGATAGTTGACGAGGCTTTGCATTTTTATAGGCAGACATCCCTACAAGCTCTAAATACTTCATCGCATTCGCTTCGGCCTCTTCCTTTGTACGCTTTAATACCTTTTGCTGTCCAACGATACAGTTTCCGAGAACATTTAAATTATTAAATAAATTGAACGATTGGAATACCATGCCTAAATGCGTACGGTATTTTTCTACATTATGATTGTCCTCTAAAATATTTACATTGTTATAAATTATGCTTCCCGCTGTCGGTGTTTCTAATAAATTTATACAGCGTAGTAACGTAGATTTTCCTGAGCCTGAAGATCCGATGAGCGTTACAACTTCCCCTTTTTTCACTTGGAAATTAACATCACTTAATACTTCATGTGCACCGAATTTTTTGTTTAAATGCTGAATATCAATTACAGTTGTCATGGAATTACTCACCTTCCTTATCTAGCTTATTTCCAGTTATTAATTCGACCTTATATGAATCTGGTCCATCCATTTTTTTCTCGAATAATAATAGGAAACGTGTTACCGTTAACGTCATAATGAAGTATAAGACTGTTGCAATAAAGAATGCTTCAATATATTTATAATTACTTCCGGCAACTGAATTCGCAGTGAAGAATAACTCGACTACAGAAATAACACTTAATACAGATGAGTCTTTAATATTCATGACAAACTGGTTACCTGTCGCTGGTAAAATATTTCGAGCTACTTGGGGTATTACGACATAAATCATCGTTTGTAAGTGGTTCATACCAATTGCTTGTGCTGCCTCAAACTGCCCTTTATCAACAGAAACAATTCCTCCACGAACGTATTCTGCCATATACGCGCCTGTATTTAAACTAATAACGATACTTGCAGCTAAAAAGCGATCAATATCAATTCCTAAGTATACTAAACCATAAAATACAACCATCGCTTGTACCATCATTGGTGTCCCACGGAATATTTCAACATAAACAGTTAAAATAAAGTTTACGATTTTTAATAGAATAGTTTTCGCAGATTTTTTACGCTGCGGAATCGTATGCATAATTCCGATGAAAAAACCAATAAGGGCACCGACAATTGTCCCGATAACCGCTAATAAAAGTGCTGTATAGGCACCGCGTAAAAATACTTCCCAGTTATTTATAAACAAAGTCCAAACTGAATCTAAAAATGCCATTTTGCTCTCCTCCAATATCATTTGCTGTCATAATGCATACATATTGTTTGTAATATGTTTCTACATGGAAAGCAACGATTCTTTAAATCATTTTATTAAGACATCTGCTTCAACATGACTACTATATACAATGTCTTAAGTACTTTCATTTAATTGAAAAGGTTGCCTTCTGGATACTAGCAAGACAACCTTTAAATCCTCAACCATTATTGCGCTGCTGGTTGATTTTCAATTGCATCTTCCATTAATTTTTGACGATCATCTTCTGAAATCTCAGCTAAAACTTTGTTAATTTTTTCTGTTAAATCCGAACCCTTTTTAAGACCTACCGCAACAGCAGTTGTTGATGGATCTGCTTCGAAGTTTGGCTCTGGAATAATGTATTTAATATTGTTCATAGCTAGCTCTGCTGAAATACCTTCTGGACGCTCTGAAACGTAAGCATCAATTGCTCCTGATTGTAATTGAACGCGCATTGCACCAAAGTCTGTTGCTGCAACTTCTTTCTTTACGCCTTCCATTTGATCGATTACATCATAGTGAGTTGTTGCTTGTTGACCAGTTACTTTTGCACCCGCGAAGTCATTGATTGACTTTGCATCTGCGTAAGGCCCATCTGCTTTCACTACGATAACGTAGTCACTTGTATAGTAGTTTTCAGTAAAATCAATCGCTTCTTTTCGATCTGCTGTTGGCGACATACCAGCAATTACTAAGTCAATTGCTCCTGATTGTAATGATGGCACTAAACCATCCCAATCCGTTTTTACAATTTGTAATTCCATATCTAGGCCATCAGCAATACGTTTTGCAATTTCCACATCATAGCCTGCTGCAAATTCTTTCGTACCTTTGATAGCAACTGCTCCATTTGAATCATCATTTTGCGACCAGTTAAACGGTGCATAGCCTGCCTCCATACCAACCTTTAGTACTGATTTTTTGTCTGTAGAATCCGAACCATTTGTTGTGTCACCTGATCCATCCGTTCCACAAGCCGCTAATAAAAGCATCGTCATCATTGCTGTGAAGAATAATAAAAATCTCTTTTTCATTCCAATTCTCTCCTTTAATTTAAATTTTTGGGCTTTATTGTATACAAAAAGCGACCTAAAGAAGAACTTCAGGTCGCATACGATTAAAATTAGCCCAAATCCTCATTCAGTTCCCATTTTGAGATAGCACAACTCAACCATCAGGGAAAGATGATTGAGACAGTTCTGCAATTATTTACTACAGACCCAGCACTGTTACTTAGAGCAATAACAACACTTCGGCGATAGTTCCTTCTCTTTCATTTCTTCGCCAGCTCAATGACTCCATGAAAAACTAATAAATATCGCGCCTCTACCTCACGAAACTGTGAGGTTTTGTTATGAAATTGATACACTTATATTACATTATTAAAACGATTCAGTCAACACGGATTTTTCTGATAGTTAAATATTTTTACCTATTTATGAGCGATTTTTTCAACATTCACCTTTACTTCAAGTGTATGCATACCTCCTTGATAAACACCCTCTATAGGTGAAACGTCTCTATAATCCCGTCCGACACATAAATTAATATGATTTTCTAACACTTCAACATTATTCGTTGGATCTAGCCCAATCCACCCAATTCCTGGTACCATTACCTCTACCCATGCATGCGTCGCCGTCTCTCCGATTAACTCATCTCCCTCCCCGACATATAAATAACCACTAATGTAGCGTGCAGGAATATTTAAATGTCGTAATACAGCAAGCATTATATGCGTATAGTCCTGACATACCCCACGCCTAATTGACCATGCTTCACTTGCCGTAGTGTGAACGGTGGTGGCAGATGGATCATACTTAATGGTATGGAATAAATAGGTCATTAAATCACACGCATATTTTACAGGATTATCTGGAATACCTACAGCAGCTATAATTTCATCAAGCTGCTCTGGTAGAAGTGTTGTAAATCGCGAAACCGTTAAGTACGGTAAATATTGTTCTTTAAATAATTGTGAATGAAAGATATTTTTCATTTCATCGGAATAATTGATTTGATAAATATAGGGTGCTCGTTGAATACTCACATGGGAATAGGAGGTTACCTCCAATTCACGATGTTTTCCTGCAATAAAAAACGTACTAATAGCATTTCGCCAAATATCAAAACTATCTCTAGTGAGGGAATGGGGTTCAATCTTAACGTCATATGAAATCAAGCGCTGGCACTCATTATTTCGTGGTTTTAAACGAATTGTATTTAATGATTGCTCAACATCTGTGTCATATCGAAATAGATTAGTATGTGTAATGCGGTATTTCATTGTCATTTCCCCTTTTTTCGCCTTTATTGATTATTTATTCGATGCGGAGCGATTCATTTCACTAATATCGGTTCTGTTAAATAATATGTTTTTGATAAAATTGGGCCTAGGTGAATACACGCATTGTGAATGGCGATAATCCATTGTTTGCGTTCACTTACTGTCATTTTACTTACATCACTTTTCAATAGTTTCTCCACATCAGTTATTGCTTCAATCAACTTTTGTGCGTATGGGCGGATTTCATAATTTTCTAGCTCTATTATTGTACTTTTTATTTTTGTAATTCCGTACAGTATTGATTTGGAACAATGTACTTCATTTATTAAAAAGTTTAGTACAGCATTCGTTTCTCGTGTTCCAGAACGCCGTATATATTCTGCGAAAGTATTTGTAAACTGGAGTGCGGTAGTAATAGGGA belongs to Solibacillus sp. FSL R7-0682 and includes:
- a CDS encoding transposase — encoded protein: MTFKNWQVEILNRYAFGYSNGFLEGINNTSKVIKRHAFGFRKYEHFKAKVLLSRVYKEVGIHLG
- a CDS encoding transposase, giving the protein MRFLFGSIIFVGVHWAVDEVRRKVQKEWHTYDRKKIKRIRFVLHKDAEKLNPDERWYLERYLKTSPDLKEAYELKECYKKWQRDSKVTKNITEVKAGLEAFYRNVEESGKKKFLKAIYDI
- a CDS encoding DUF6501 family protein, coding for MLHLKWKDAPTIRTVKCVHTNASKYLVSNVLTVGKEYEVKNETEEFIFVIDNTGNVGGYYKEYFA
- a CDS encoding acyltransferase family protein, translating into MKRTVYFDNAKAILIYFVVLGHLLSGYLLENEYVDTFYLVIYLFHMPAFILIAGHFSRRIKRIADLTKIAKTLLLPYIIFQLIYSLYYKNIFGDNVKIEFLEPRYALWFLLSMIMWKIMLLAFGSHRSMVFVSVAISLLAGYMSEVNEWLSLSRTFFFFPFFLLGYYLDRENFVKMKNKWNVRVASILAVAVVLIVYLYGDIHWQEWFFGRVPYEDIHYGILQLNVLSRLFIYGLMMVSTYIFLTLVPKGNRWYTTIGGKTLCVYLLHLFIVRAFKETQIFEWIEDTGNYVVLFGVAFMIVYVLSRNWVWRITAPLITVNKK
- a CDS encoding amino acid ABC transporter ATP-binding protein; amino-acid sequence: MTTVIDIQHLNKKFGAHEVLSDVNFQVKKGEVVTLIGSSGSGKSTLLRCINLLETPTAGSIIYNNVNILEDNHNVEKYRTHLGMVFQSFNLFNNLNVLGNCIVGQQKVLKRTKEEAEANAMKYLELVGMSAYKNAKPRQLSGGQKQRVAIARALAMDPDVMLFDEPTSALDPEMVGEVLKVMRQLADQGNTMLIVTHEMEFAKEVSDRIVFMDKGVIVEEGHPNDVLVNPKHERTQAFLKRTLK
- a CDS encoding amino acid ABC transporter permease produces the protein MAFLDSVWTLFINNWEVFLRGAYTALLLAVIGTIVGALIGFFIGIMHTIPQRKKSAKTILLKIVNFILTVYVEIFRGTPMMVQAMVVFYGLVYLGIDIDRFLAASIVISLNTGAYMAEYVRGGIVSVDKGQFEAAQAIGMNHLQTMIYVVIPQVARNILPATGNQFVMNIKDSSVLSVISVVELFFTANSVAGSNYKYIEAFFIATVLYFIMTLTVTRFLLLFEKKMDGPDSYKVELITGNKLDKEGE
- a CDS encoding transporter substrate-binding domain-containing protein, with amino-acid sequence MKKRFLLFFTAMMTMLLLAACGTDGSGDTTNGSDSTDKKSVLKVGMEAGYAPFNWSQNDDSNGAVAIKGTKEFAAGYDVEIAKRIADGLDMELQIVKTDWDGLVPSLQSGAIDLVIAGMSPTADRKEAIDFTENYYTSDYVIVVKADGPYADAKSINDFAGAKVTGQQATTHYDVIDQMEGVKKEVAATDFGAMRVQLQSGAIDAYVSERPEGISAELAMNNIKYIIPEPNFEADPSTTAVAVGLKKGSDLTEKINKVLAEISEDDRQKLMEDAIENQPAAQ
- a CDS encoding transglutaminase family protein; this encodes MKYRITHTNLFRYDTDVEQSLNTIRLKPRNNECQRLISYDVKIEPHSLTRDSFDIWRNAISTFFIAGKHRELEVTSYSHVSIQRAPYIYQINYSDEMKNIFHSQLFKEQYLPYLTVSRFTTLLPEQLDEIIAAVGIPDNPVKYACDLMTYLFHTIKYDPSATTVHTTASEAWSIRRGVCQDYTHIMLAVLRHLNIPARYISGYLYVGEGDELIGETATHAWVEVMVPGIGWIGLDPTNNVEVLENHINLCVGRDYRDVSPIEGVYQGGMHTLEVKVNVEKIAHK